The genomic interval GGCTGAAAGGAGGCCTGCATCACCCAGCTAGCGGTAAATCCGTTCACCTCTTCCCCATCTTTAACGCCACAGATGTAGAGGCCGTGGGGAATTTTGCGCAAAAGCGTCTTTTTAGCCTGTTCGTCTAGCACGATGTACCTGCGGAATGCGTCTCTAGAGCGAGTTTAATACAGCGATCGCCGTCTTTATCTACTCAATTTGGCATAAAAAAGGCGCACTACAGTGCGCCCCGGCTGTAATTGATACCCTGAGCTTACTTGTTGGGCTGGGGGGTCATGCGCAGGTAGGGCTTGATCTCTGTGACGCCCTTGGGAAAGCGTTGCTTGGCTTCTTCGGTGGGAATCGTAGGAGCGACTACCACGTCGTCACCATCCTTCCAGTCAACGGGGGTGGCCACGCTGTAGTTGTCGGTCAGCTGTAGGGAGTCGATAACCCGCAGAATTTCTGCGAAGTTGCGACCGGTGCTGGGCGGATAGGTGATGGTCAGCCGCAGTTTTTTGTTGGGGTCAATCACAAATACACTGCGCACAGTGACCTTGGCGTTGGCGTTGGGGTGAATCATGCCGTAGAGGTCAGAAACCTTTTTGTCGTCATCGGCCAGGATGGGGTAGTTGACCGTTACGCCCTGGGTTTCGTTGATGTCGCCAATCCAGCCCTGGTGGGAGTCGGCGCTGTCAACGCTGAGCGCGATCACCTTAGCGTTGCGCTTTTCAAATTCGGGCTTGAGCCGAGCTACGCTGCCCAGCTCGGTGGTGCAGACCGGGGTGTAGTCAGCGGGGTGGGAGAACAGCACCACCCAGCTATCGCCGGCCCAGCTGTAAAAATCGATTTCACCTTCGCTGCTCTGCTGGGTGAAGTTGGGTACCTGATCGCCAAGTTGAAGCGCCATCTAAAATCTCCGTTAATCTCGACAAGGGTGCAAAAACGTTGCCTAGCGTTCACTTTCGCTATTCTGCCATAAACCCCGGTATTCCGGTCGGAGTTTAGAGGTTTGTTTTAAGGATTGGTGCGCCAGGCCTTGGGGGCGGGGGTGTGGCACCGGGTGTTGCCTGGGGGAGTTACCTTTGCGGGGTGTCAGGTGTCAGGTTCCAGGCATGGAGAGGGGTGGGCTGACTGATGCTATTAAGGGCTGGGGGTTCTCGGCTCTAGCCTCGGATTCTGCCCCCTAGCGCTCCCATTGTCTCAACAAGAAGGCACCCAGAAAACCCAGGTGCCTGTATTTCGATGCTTGCCACGGCTAATGTTCTGCGGTCTACTCGCGACCAACCAGTGCGGGGGGCACGGGCCTACACCTGGCGATCGAAGACCTTCGGGGCGTAGGCGCTACACCCATCGCAGGGACCCATGGGGTTGATGGCGCAGCGCAGGTAGGGCGATCGCGCATTCAGGTCGCAGGTAATGTCGCCAATCATGTAGCCCATGCCATCGACGTAGTGGAGGTCAGGCCCGCTGTCGAGCAGCTTGAACAGGCCCTGCCCCGAGGTGGTGGATGCAGCCGCAATCGTGCTGTTCTTGTCGTCGCGGTCGGCACGAACGCTCATCCAGGCCGACACGATGGCCGGGGTGAGACCGATTACGAAAATCAAAAGAATAACGAGCATGAACCTGACGTATGAAACCAGCAGGATCATCCTAACGTGACGCCTTGGCCGGTCATCCGTCAGCCGTGGGGGATTGGTACGTACCGTTGCGTTACTTAGTCTTTCGCAATACTTAGTCTTTCGCAATGTTGTGCGGCCTGACGGGGCGAACCTGGGTAGGCTGAATTTATAGCCAGCGATCGCCTCTTCCCGACACCAGTGCAAATTCGGCGCAGTAAAGACGCAGCCACGCCGAAAAAGTTCCCGGCTGCGGCGGTTTCGGGATAAATTGAGGGTTGTGATGGGTGAAGGAACGATTTTTGACCCAGTTCTCGCCCAAAACAAGGCCGTTTCTCCACCACCTGAACAAGGTCCTGAACTTTCCAGAACTTTCATGTATTGGCGGATTCTGGACTATGACCGATTATCTAAACATCCTGTAGACTCGCGTGTGCTCCAAAGCTAAGACCGGGTAGGGCCACAGGACATTGTGGAGGTTCGCTCCTCAGTGATAGCGCCTTACCCGGCTTTTTATTTTTAAAATTTCCTCCATCCCGTGTTGTCTCTGGCCATTGCTCCGTTCCTGCGTCGGCCGTGACCTTAGCCGACTATTCGAACTCTATTCACAGGCCTTCGGCGCAATCCGGACGGTTTGCGAAAAAAATGCGCTCCGGCCGAGGTGCCCCACCAGAGACGCTTCAGAACTGGCTGATTGGGCGATCGCCCCTGAAATTATCGCCCCTGAAATCATCGTCCAGGCCATAGACCTGGAGCCATTCGTCTACCACGTAGGGTGCGACCACCAATCGAGCTACTGTTTTAGACGCCAGGGGCACTACCAGGGTCAGGGGGCCAGGCCGCTGAATGTGGCTAAAAATGGCCTCCACGTCGTACTGGGCCACATTTTCTGGCAGGGTTTGGGTCTGGGCATCCAAGCAGGGCGGCGCGGCCCACTGCGTCGTTGTGCCGCCCTGCACCGACAACTCGCCCTGGCGATCGACAATGCCTCGCCCCGGAAACCCCACCAGCCGCAGGTAGACGCCCTCCGATTGGCCCTCGGTGTAGCGCTTAAAAACCGTTGCCTGCCAGGCAATATCGTTCTGGTCGCGCAGACTCTGGCGCGATCGGTAGGTGGTCTGGCCGGGTCGCTCGTGGTAGGTGTGCACCGAGGCCACCGCCGGCTCTGCCAGGGCCAGCAGCAGTAGACAGCCCAGGACCAGGGCCAGAATTGTGAGCCGCAGGGCGCGCCAGAGGTAAGCCATGGGAGATGGAGACGAAAAGACGGTGGGGCGATATGAACCAGGGGAGCGCAGCGATCGCGACGCTCCCCTGGCCCTGTCGGGTCATATTCCTACTGTACCCCGCCTCAATCTCCAACCCTGAGGGCATGCACCCTAGGTTGGTTGCGCTGGACCGCTACAGCTGGCTCATCTGGTTCAGCGTCCGCCGATACCCAGCGGCTTCGCCCTGCTGCAGGAAGAGTTGAGCGGCCTGCTCAAAATCGCGGCGGGCACCGGCGTCGTCGCCCAGGCGGGCCCGCACCAGGCCGCGGTTGTAGAACAGTCTGGCATCGGCCCGGTTGGGGGCATTGATAATGGCCTGGGTGAGATCCTGGTAGGCATTCTGGGATTGGTTCACCTGCAGGTAGGCTGACCCCCGCGCCGAGAACGCTTCCGGGAAGTTGGGCTGCACCTCCAGGGCCTGACTGTAGTCGTCGATCGCGCCAAACACATCCCCCGTCGCCTTGCGGGCGTCGCCCCGGGCTTTGAGCGCTGCGGCGAAGGTGGGGTCGAGGAATAGGGCCTCGGTGTAGTCTGCGATCGCAGCGGTGGCATCCCCCGCCTGCAGCAGCGCGTCGCCCCTGAGTTTGTAGGCCATAGCCGAGTCAGGGTTGAGCTGGAGCACGCGGGCGAAGTCCTGCTGGGCGCCGGTCAGGTTATTTTGAGCAGCGCGAATGGTACCCCGACTCATGTAGGCTTCAGTCAGGCTGGGATTGAGCTGCAGGGCGCGATCGAGGTCTTGCAGGGCGCGGTTGGGCCGTCCCTGACGGAAGAAGACGTGGCTGCGGTTGAGGTAGGCCCGGGCCAGGTCGGGGTCGAGCCGGATGGCCTGGTTGAGATCCTCCAGGGCGGCGTCGTAGAGCCCCAGGTGGTAGTAGGCGACCCCCCGCCCCATGTAGGCCCTCGGCAGATCACCCCGCAGCTCGATGGCGCGGCTAAAGTCGGTGACGGCGTCGCTGTAGTTGTTCACCCGCTCCAGGGCAAAGCCCCGCAGCAGGAAGGCGGTGGGGTTGGTGGGGTCAAGCTCAATGGCGGTGGAGAAGTCCTCCAGGGCCAGGTCGTTACGCCCCTGCTGAGTATCGACCAGGCCCCGGTAGAGGTAGACATTGACCGCGTCGGGATTGGCTTCCAGGGCTGCGTTAAAGTCGGCCTGGGCGGCGGTGGGGTTGTTCTGGCGGAAGTAGACACTGCCTCGGGCAAACAGGGCGTTGGCGTTGCCGGGACTGAGGCTGAGGGCCTGGTTGATATCGGCCAGGGCGCGATCGTAATTGCCCTGACGGGCCAAGATCAGGCCCCGGTACAGGTAGGCATCGGCCAGGGACGGATCGCGTTCGATGGCTAGATTAAAGGCTTCGAGGGCGGCTTCGTAGTTGCCTTGGTTGTAGCGCTCAACGCCCAGGTTGTAGGCACCAACCGCCGTGAGTCCAGGTTCAGCCGGCTCGGCTTCAGCCTCTGCCTCGGGCGTCTCAGGCAGAATCTCTACCTCTGGTACGACCAGGTCGGGTTCGGCTGTCGGGGTTTGGGCGTAGACCCCCAGGGGCGTTACCCCCGCCACCAGTCCCAGGCCGAGCAGCACGGCAAAATAACGCAATTTCATGGCTTCCCCTTCACCAGCGGTGTGTGCAGATTGAGTAGATGGGTGCGGCCCCTGAAGCGGAGCTGTTGTCAGAATACCCACTTACGCATTTGGCGATCGTCCCTGGCGCTAATGATATGTCAGCTTATTTAGGATGAGAGCATAGGTTTTAAGAGTTTTTGGGGAATTGCAGAGCAGTTTTCTCTGCATCGGGCAGAGCATTGGGGCACTGCGATCGCGATCCGTCAGCCAATTTATACGCGTTAGGAGGTAGCTATGCAGGATAGCGACAGCAGGCAGAGGGCCCGTAGGGCGATCGCGCGGTGGACCCTGGCCCTGGTGCTGGGCCTTTGGATCTGGTTGGGGCTGGGACAATACGCCCAGGCCCAGAGCGAGGTCCGGATAGAATCGCGGCTCAACCGCCTGGAATCTGAGCTGGGTCGTCTGCGATCGCAGTTCAGGCAGATCGAATCCCGGCTGGCGGGTTCTCCCCGACCGGCTCCCAACTTGCCCGCCCCCGCCGCCCGGCCTAACCCAGAGCCATCGCTGGAGCAGCAGTTCGACAACCTGGCCACCCTGGCGATCGAACTCCGGCAGCAGGTCCGGCAGCTGGAAACCCGGGTCGCTCAGCTGGAGCGATCGGCCTCCTTCTAGCTGGGGACGGCGGCTGCCCCCAGGCTCTGCTGCACGGCAATGCGGGGCAGCCGGTGCTTGAAACCGCAGAGAATTTCCCAGCTGATGGTGTTGGCCATGGCGGCCCAGTCGTCAGGCCCGATGGCGTGGGGCCCGTCGCGGCCCAGCAGCGTGACCACGTCCCCCTCCTGCAGGTTGGGGATGCGGCTGACATCCAGCATCAGCTGATCCATCGTGATCGCCCCAACCTGCCGGGCCAGCTGGCCCTTGACCATGACCTGCAGCCGATTGGAGAGGACGCGGGGTACCCCGTCGGCATAGCCAACGCCCACCACCGCCAGCCGCATGGGGCGATCGCACACGTATTGATGGCCGTAGCTGACCCCGGTTCCGGCGGGCACATCTTTGAGGTGGGTGATGCGGGCCTTGACCTGCATCACCGGCCGCAGATCGACCCGGCCCTGGAGGTGGGGGGCCGGATAGAGACCGTAGAGGCCCAGCCCCACCCGTACCAGGTCGTAGTGCAGGGCGGGGTCGGCCAGGGTGGCTGCCGTGTTGGCCAGGTGCAGCCGGGGGGGGAGCAACTGCTGCTGCTGGAGCTGCCCCAGCGCTGCCCGAAACCGCTGGTGCTGCTGCGCCATGATGGCTGGGTCGGGGCTGTCGGCGGTGGCCAGGTGAGAGTAGAGACTGTCGATTTTGAGGTGGGGCAGCTGGCGCACAAACCTGACGAAATCGACGGCCTCGGCCCAGGGGAACCCCAGCCGGGTCATGCCGGTGTCAATTTTGAGGTGCACAACCAGGGGTCGGGCCGCCGCCAGCCCCGAGAGCGTGTCAGAAAAGACCAGGGCCTGCTTGGGGTTGACCAGGGTGGGCTGAAGCCGCCAGTGGGCGATCGCCTGCATTTCTTCGGGGCTGTTGACGGCCCCCATCACCAAAATGGGTGCTTGAATACCCGCTGCGCGCAGCTCAATGCCCTCGGGAACGGTGGCGACCCCCAGCCAGGCGGCTCCGGCCTGGAGGGCGGTCTGGGCCACCGTCACAGCCCCGTGCCCGTAGGCGTCGGCTTTGACGACAGCCATCAGCTGGGCGGCGGCGGGCAGCAGACCCTTCAGCTGGCGCACGTTGTGCCGCAGGGCCCCCAGGTCAATTTCAACCCAGGCTCGGCAGCAGCGCATGGGCTCCAGGCTGGGGGCCAGGCTAGGGGTTTGATCCCAACTCAACATCGTTCCTCCTCCTTCACCACAAGCTGTCCGAGGGTTTTGGGGCTAGCGACTGAATCATAGCGCCAGATGCCCTGCTAAAACCGAGCCACCGCAAACCGGGCTTCGAGGCAGTGTACCAGCAGCCAAACCCCGCCATTTAGCTTCTGTGCTACCATCGGGCTTATATTCTTTAGCCAATTACCACGCAAAAGAATGAGTAAGGTTCTGGTGCTCAATGCCTCCTATGAACCGCTCAATATTACGAGCTGGCGCCGGGCTGTTGTTCTTGTGATCAAGGGTAAGGCTGAGCGGGTTGAACATAATGGCAAGTTGGTCTATGCCGACTTTCCACTGCCGACGGTCATTCGTCTGCGCCACTATGTGCGGGTACCCTACAAAGATATTCCTCTCACCCGGCGCAACCTGCTTCAGCGGGACAACCACACCTGCCAGTATTGCAGCTACAGCGGTGACGGCTTGACCCTCGACCACGTGGTGCCGCGATCGCGCGGCGGCGGCGACACCTGGGAAAACATGGTAACGGCCTGCGTGCGCTGCAACGTTAAAAAGGGCAACCGCACCCCCCGGGAAGCCAACATGCCGCTGTTTAGCCAGCCCCGCAAGCCTCACAGCAGTCTCTACTTCGAGGTCACCCGACAAATTCACAGCGGGGTACACCAGGAGTGGAAGAAATACGTCATCGGTATTTCGTAAGCCTCGGGCCTATGTCGCAGGGGTGAAGTTGCAGCCTGAACGGGCGCAACGCTGGCGATTCTACCGCAATTTGTAATAATGATCATAGAGCTTTGGCACCGCTGACGCCTCTGGCTTTACACGGCCTACCGACTGCGACTGCAATGGGGAGGCTGGAGGGCTGTCCGGGCCCTGGGGAGAGGAACTGAAATTTTAGTGTGGAATATCAGGTGCGCTGGCACAGAAGGAACTGTCCATGATGACGTTTGACTCCGACTCGGATGCTCCAGAGGTGACGTTGCCCAACGGCAAAAGCGCCATTTCTCTCATGCCACACCCTGAACTCGACGGCGATGCCGAAGATCCGGTACAGGCGGTGCGTCGCCTGCTGGAGGCCCACCGCGAGGATCGCCACCTGGTGCTGCTGCAGGATTTTCCCGACCCCGATGCCCTCTCGTCGGCCTGGGCCTACAAGCTGATTGCGGCCAACTACAAAATTGAGTGCGACATTGTCTACGCTGGCACCCTCAGCCATCAGGAAAACATTGCCCTGGTGCGTCTGACCGGCCTGCCTGCCCGCCGCTGGCTCACCGCCGCCGATGGCCCCCACCTGAGCGACTACCAGGGGTTGGTGCTGGTGGACAACCAGGGCACCACCAGCCAACTCTACGAACACCTGCGAGAGGCTGGCCTACCCCTGGTACTGGTGATTGACCACCACTCCCCCCAGTCCAAGCTCGACGCCGAGTACGTGGACCTGCGGCCCCATATTCGAGCCACCGCAACGATCCTGACCCAGTACCTCCAGCAGGGGCTGCTCAACCTCGATCGCAACAACAGCAAGCACACCAAGTGCGCCACCGCCCTCATGCACGGGCTGCGGGCCGACACCAACCAGCTCATGCACGCCGGGGCCAGCGATTTTATGGCGGCGGCCTACCTGAGCCAGTTTTACGACGGCCAGTTGCTCAGCGCGGTGCTCCAGGCCTCCCGGTCAAAGCGGGTGATGGATGTGATCGAGCGATCGCTGCGCAACCGCAAGGTGCAGAACAACGTGTCGATCGCCGGGGTGGGCTACCTGCGCTACGACGACCGCGACGCCATTCCCCAGGCTGCCGACTTCCTGGTCACCGAAGAAAACGTCCACACCGCCGTGGTCTACGGCATCGTCCACGACGAAGATGAGGAGCGCGAGGTGGTGATTGGCTCCCTGCGCACCAGCAAGATCACCCTCGACCCCGACGAGTTCATCAAAGAAGCCTTTGGCCAGGACAGCGAGGGGCGGTTTTTTGGCGGCGGCCGCTCCATGGCCGGGGGCTTCGAAATTCCGGTGGGGTTCCTGTCGGGCTTTTACGAAAATTCGGAGTACAACCGCCTCAAGTGGGAGGTGTTTGACATCCAGATCAAGCAAAAACTGTGGCGGCTGGTGGACCCTGAAGAGGGCATTATCAACACCGACTAATCCTAGTTCCAACTTATTTTGTGTCAGCTTTCTTGGGCAACGGCCTTCTGCCATTCAACGATGAGGCAATCAGCAGATTGCGCACCCAGTTATTGTGATAGCGGAAACCGTTGAGTTGTTCAAAGGGGCATAAGCAGCCATCCATCGCTGTCCGAGTTTTGCGACAAAATGGATGAAAGTTCCAGAGTAATGCCATGGCTCGACTGGATTGCTCGGCGGAGCCCCATTTCCCGTGGAAATTTTGCATGGCATATAAGGTGCCATGTAGACCAGGATGGGGCGGTAGACGGCTACGTCTACCGGGGCGCAACAGCCGATGGCATGTGGGGGCAATACTTTGCAGCCACCGCCTCCCCTGAGAAGCCCGTTCGACCCCAGCAGCGGCAGGATTATTTCTATCCCAGCCGAACCGGACAGCCTCTGGTAAAGGTGACGCGGGTAGATCGGGGCAACGGCGCGAAGTTTTTTGTGCAGTACCACTGGAACGGGCAGCAGTGGATCAAGGGGTTAACCCCTGAGATTAGAGCCCAGGTGCCGATTTACCGCTACCGGGATGTCCAGAATGCGATCGAGTTCCAACTTATTTTGTGTCAGCTTTCTTGGGCAACGGCCTTCTGCCATTCAACGATGAGGCAATCAGCAGATTGCGCACCCAGTTATTGTGATAGCGGAAACCGTTGAGTTGTTCAAAGGGGCATAAGCAGCCATCCATCGCTGTCCGAGTTTTGCGACAAAATGGATGAAAGTTCCAGAGTAATGCCATGGCTCGACTGGATTGCTCGGCGGAGCCCCATTTCCCGTGGAAATTTTGCATGGCATATAAGGTGCGGTCGAGATAGTTCATGGGCCGGTCCACTTGATTACTGGTGCGATAAGCGTCAGGGAAGTCAAAGGCTCGTTGGAAGAACCGAGACTTGCCTTTCAGCCGTCGCAAGCGCCCGTCAATAGCCTTGGGCAAGGTGCTCATCTTTACCCACTCCAGCAACCGTCGCAATCGTTGAGCAAAGTGTCGCTTGCTGGTGGCCTGATAGACATGCCAGAGTTTGTCGAGGAGGTGTTGCCGGAGCGCGGGTTTCGAGCGGCACCAATCCCGGATTTTAATCACTTCATGGAGAAAGCACAGAATCCAGACGATGCCAGGAAATAAGGCCTCCCAGGCGGCTCGGGTAGCGTCCCACCCATCGGTGGTGACCGTCTTGGGAGCATAGTCAGGGGCATGATGAGCCGCTTCCTGCTGGAACACGCCATAGGCTTCAGTGAGTCCGGCCTGCCCCGCACTGGCATTTAGACTGGCCCCTAAGATGCACCCTTGGGCGGCGGTGACGGCCAGATAGACACGGTTCCCTTTCCAATTACAGTGCTTCTCGTCGGCAACTAGATGGGGGGGAGCGCCGCTTCCGTTTTAAGGGTAGTCCCGACAATGGAGGCTCGGCCCAACGACTGACAGAGCCGATACCAGTGCATCTCGGAGCGTCCCAGTACATAGGCAATGCCCTCAAACGCCAGACCATGCTTCCTCAGGTAGAGGGCTTTATCCGCCATTTCTGCGGTTTCGCTCATGTACGGCATCACAAAATCCGGACGCAGTTGATAGGCCTCCTTCGTCCTCGGCAGCAAAATCCGTCGGGTCTTAATCTGCTGGCGGGAGGACTCGACCCATCCGTGAAAGCGATAACCGGCCTCAATGCCTTCGGGGAACAGTTCAGGGTGAGCCGCAATCTGCTCGTCGAGATACTGACGAAAGGCCTCCCGATCTTCCACCAAAGTGGCGTAGTCGAGGTCGTCTGCAATGGGGAGACAAATCGTTTTATCGCCTGCGGTTCCACGCTTCCGTCGTTGCTTGGCCATCGGGTTGGCCTCCTGAGCGCTTTCCCTCTATTTTACTCGACACAAACTCGGGGGGAACTAGATTTAATCCAGTAATCAAGCGCCCCTCTATTACCGTGAGAAATTGTGGAGGGCGTCCTATGGATCAGGGATTGATTGGATTACCTAGCTTTTGCCGGGCCCAGCAGGTCAGTTTTTGGGGTGGCGAGGGTTCTGTGAAAAACTTTATATATGAGGCTGAAACCTGGTTCTACACCATTGAGATGACATCGGGGCCAGAGCCGGACTTTGGCAGAGTTGGTGGAGAAACTACGGTACTGCTGAGCGAGGCCGATTTATATGCGGCATGACCCAAACCCAGATCCTTTGGCGGGGGTTTTAATTGCCTCGGGGATGGTGTTGGTCTGGATGTTAAGTCTGGGGTTGCTCCTGGCGGTTGACCTGGGGCAGCGTCAATGGCTGTGGGTTCTGCCGGCGGTTTTAGGGCGCACCTACAGTCAAACCGGCCTGTTTATTCTGGCCCACGATGCCATTCACGGGGTGATTGCACCGGGCGATCGCCGCCTGAACCTTTATCGCCTGCGGTTCCACGCTTCCGTCGTTGCTTGGCCATCGGGTTGGCCTCCTGAGCGCTTTCCCTCTATTTTACTCGACACAAACTCGGGGGGAACTAGGACTAATCATCAAAACCGACTAATACCGCATCCGTTCACAGAACTCCGACGTAAAACCAGGCGTTGCTTGATGGGAGCATGAATTTGAGTAAGGGCAAACGGCCGTTTACCCTACAAGAGGCGTCGAATTTTTGACTCATTCCTGCGATTAGCCACGCATAAAACCGATACCTGATAGGGGCGTTGCACTGCAACGCCCCTACGAACTGGGGGTATATAGACAGGGCCTGGCATCGCCATCGCCAGAAAAAGTGGTGCGCTAGGGTTGCACCACCTCTGGGGCATCGACGGACTCGGTTTGGTCGCTGGTGGCGATCGCCCGTCCTGGCCGACCGCCGCCCAGGCCACCGTGCAGCAGGGTGTAGAAGCAGGGAATGATAAACAGCGTCAGCACCGTGGCCAGGGACAGGCCCGAAAATACCACCACCCCCAGGGGTTGCAGAAACTCAGCCCCCTCGCCAATGCCCAGGGCCAGAGGGAACAGGCCCAGCACCGTCGTAAAGGTGGTCATCAAAATCGGGCGCAGGCGGCGGGGGGCCGCACGTAGCATGGCCTCCTGGCGGGTGCAGCCGCTGGCCTCGTAGATCTGGTTGGCCAACTCCACCATGATGATGGCGTTGTTCACCACAATACCCACCAGCAGCACGGCCCCTACCACCACCGTGGCCCCGATCGCCGTCTGAGTGACAAACAGGCCCAAAATACCCCCCGCCAGGGCCAGGGGCACCGTTAGCATAATCACCAGCGGATCGATCAGCGAGTTGTACTGCACCGCCATCACGACAAACACCAGGAAGGCCGCCAGCGAACCCAGCACGGTCAACGACTGCTGTAGCTCCTGGTTGGTTTCAGCGGCGGAACTGGGCAGTACCGTAATACCCTGGGGTAGATCGATGCCAGCAATGATGTTCTCGGCTTCGGCCAGAGCATCGCCTAGGCTGGCCCCCTCGGCCAAATCACCGCCAATTAAAAATACCTGCCGCCGATTGATGCGCTGGATTTCGCCGGGGGCCGGACCCCGCTGCACCTGGGCAATGTCCCCCAGTTGCACCAGGTCGCCGCCATTGGTAAACAGCGGAATGTCCAGCAGCTGTGCCGACCGCTGAACGCTGCCGGGGGTAATCTGCACCCGCACATCCACCAGCCGGTTGCCGCGCTGGAGCTGGGTGGGCACCGAGCCGTTGAGAGCGGTTTGAATGGTGTCTCCAATGGTGGTGGAGGTCAAGCCCAGGCCATTGGCCCTGGCCCAGTCGGGCACAATCTGCACCTCGTCCTGGGGGTCTTCGCCGTCGGGCCGAAAGCGGGCCAGGGTGGCCTCCTGTCCCAGCGCTCTCACCACCTGTTGCCCTGCCTGGAACAGCGCCGCGCTGTCCTCCCCCTGGAGGCCCAGGTCAAGGTCGGCCCGCACGGGCGCGTTGGTCAGGTTGAGGCCGCGCACCGACTCGGGGCTGACGTTGATGCGGGTGCCCACCAGCGGCAGCCGGTTCAGCTCACCGTTGACCCGATCGACGTAGGCGGTGGTGTTGGTGCCGGGCTGAAGGGTAATGGTGACGCTGCCGCGCAGGGTGTTTTCAGACACATTGCTGCCAAACAGTCCGCCCCCGGCCGTACTAAAGACATAGGCCGTCTCGGGCTGGGCCATCAGCACCTCGTCGATCGCCTGCATCACTCGCTGGTTGGCCTCAATGGTCGTACCTGGGGGAAAGCTCACCCTCACCTGGGCCTGCCCCGTGCTGATGCGGGGCAAAATCTCCTGGGGAATCTGACCCACCATCCACCAGCTGCCGCCGCCAAACAGCAGCAGCGCCGCCGCGATGATCAGCAGCCGACGGCGCAGCACCTGGCGCAGCAGCCGACCGTAGCCCAGGGTGACTCCCTCCAGGCGGGCATTGAACCAGCGAAATGGGCCCCAGCTTTGCAGGGAGCGGGTGGGCCGCCCCATAATCAGCCGCGAAGCCAGGGTGGGTACTACCGTCAGCGCCACCACCAGCGAGGCCGCCACCGAAAAGCTGATGGTGAGAATCAGCTCGTTGAACACCAGGGAGATAATGCCGCCAATCAGCAAAAAGGGCAGCACCGCCACCAGGTTGGTGGTCGTCGAGGCCAGCAGGGCACTCTCCAGCTCCTGACTGCTGGCCTCCGCCTGGAAGATGGCCTCCCGCAGGCTGAAGGTTTCGCTCTGGCGGGAGGCTTCCATTTCTTCGGCCCGCTTGGCCATGTTTTCGAGCATCACAATGGAGTTGTCCACCACAATGCCAACCCCCAGGGCCAGCCCACCCAGGCTAAACACGTTGAGCGAGAGACCGAACAGCCCCATTAACACCAGCGCCACCAGGGTGGCCAGGGGAATGGCGGTGACGATGATGAAGGTCTGTCGCAGGGAGCCAAGGAACAGCAGCACCACGATGCCCGCCAGGGTAGCCCCGGTCAGGCCCGCGATCGCCACGTTTTGAATCGAGTTGCGAATGAAGCGCGACTCATCGAGGGTGGCGGTCATGTCCATGCCCTCGGGCATCAGCCCAATCCGGCGCATTTCGTCGAGTTTGGCTTTGACCCCATCCACCACCTCGATAGTGTTGGCGTCGGGCTGCTTTTGGACGCTGACCTTGACGGCGGGCTGGCCGTTGAGGCGCACGGCGATGCGCTGCTCCTCGGTGCCGTCGATCACGGTGGCCACGTCACGCAGGGTCACCTGCTGGGGCGGCGTGGTGCCCGGCACGGCGATCTGCAAATTCTCGATCTCGTCTGCCGACTGGAAGCGGCCCACCAGGCGAGTGAGGGTTTCTTCGCTGCCGCCGCGCAGACGACCGCCGGAGATATCCTGGTTGCGATCGCGCAGGGCATTGATCACATCGGGCACACCAATGCCCACCGC from Leptolyngbya sp. KIOST-1 carries:
- a CDS encoding efflux RND transporter permease subunit, with product MTPSSFPNQRFSISGLAIRRHIGTLMLGLTVLVMGFFITTQLPVDLLPSITYPRIGLRGDAPGLSPEVAVDEITRPLEEAMSATEGVIQVYSQTREGRFSIDLFFEPGGDVDQALNDATAALNRARGTLPDSIETPRLFKFDPSQLPVYEMALTSDSLSPQALRIFAEEELERELQQVPGVASADVSGGVNEEVQVNLDLRRLQAVGIGVPDVINALRDRNQDISGGRLRGGSEETLTRLVGRFQSADEIENLQIAVPGTTPPQQVTLRDVATVIDGTEEQRIAVRLNGQPAVKVSVQKQPDANTIEVVDGVKAKLDEMRRIGLMPEGMDMTATLDESRFIRNSIQNVAIAGLTGATLAGIVVLLFLGSLRQTFIIVTAIPLATLVALVLMGLFGLSLNVFSLGGLALGVGIVVDNSIVMLENMAKRAEEMEASRQSETFSLREAIFQAEASSQELESALLASTTTNLVAVLPFLLIGGIISLVFNELILTISFSVAASLVVALTVVPTLASRLIMGRPTRSLQSWGPFRWFNARLEGVTLGYGRLLRQVLRRRLLIIAAALLLFGGGSWWMVGQIPQEILPRISTGQAQVRVSFPPGTTIEANQRVMQAIDEVLMAQPETAYVFSTAGGGLFGSNVSENTLRGSVTITLQPGTNTTAYVDRVNGELNRLPLVGTRINVSPESVRGLNLTNAPVRADLDLGLQGEDSAALFQAGQQVVRALGQEATLARFRPDGEDPQDEVQIVPDWARANGLGLTSTTIGDTIQTALNGSVPTQLQRGNRLVDVRVQITPGSVQRSAQLLDIPLFTNGGDLVQLGDIAQVQRGPAPGEIQRINRRQVFLIGGDLAEGASLGDALAEAENIIAGIDLPQGITVLPSSAAETNQELQQSLTVLGSLAAFLVFVVMAVQYNSLIDPLVIMLTVPLALAGGILGLFVTQTAIGATVVVGAVLLVGIVVNNAIIMVELANQIYEASGCTRQEAMLRAAPRRLRPILMTTFTTVLGLFPLALGIGEGAEFLQPLGVVVFSGLSLATVLTLFIIPCFYTLLHGGLGGGRPGRAIATSDQTESVDAPEVVQP